Proteins encoded within one genomic window of Granulicella pectinivorans:
- a CDS encoding DUF779 domain-containing protein, whose product MVQQVLTTEAADTLMQRLEAKHGPLMFHQSGGCCDGSSPMCYPRGEFMTGDSDVLLATLGETPFYMSKSQFEYWKHTQLILDVVPGRGGMFSLENGEGVRFLIRSRVFTGAEIAELRASNRI is encoded by the coding sequence ATGGTCCAGCAAGTCCTTACCACCGAAGCCGCCGACACCCTCATGCAGAGGCTGGAGGCGAAGCACGGCCCCCTGATGTTCCATCAATCCGGAGGTTGCTGCGACGGCAGCTCCCCCATGTGCTACCCCCGCGGCGAGTTCATGACCGGCGACAGCGACGTGCTACTGGCCACCCTTGGCGAGACGCCGTTCTATATGTCCAAGTCTCAGTTTGAATACTGGAAGCACACGCAACTCATCCTGGACGTGGTCCCCGGGAGGGGAGGCATGTTCTCGCTGGAGAACGGCGAAGGCGTCCGCTTCCTCATCCGCTCCCGCGTGTTCACCGGCGCGGAGATCGCCGAGCTCCGCGCCTCCAACCGCATTTGA
- the adh gene encoding aldehyde dehydrogenase, giving the protein MATATALRPGAYGFPVTLKKRYENFIGGEWIAPASGEYFENVTPVTGQVLCEIPRSNAADIDRALNAAHAAKTAWGKTSVAERGHMLERIAQRMQDNLELLATVETWDNGKAIRETMAADLPLAIDHFRYFGGCIRAQEGGISEIDSSTVAYHYHEPLGVIGLIIPWNFPLLMAAWKLAPALAAGNAVVLKPAEQTPLSILVLMELIADILPPGVLNVVNGFGLEAGKPLASSPRIHKIAFTGETTTGRLIMQYASQNIIPVTLELGGKSPNIFFEDVAAADDAFFDKALEGFAMFALNQGEVCTCPSRALIQDTLYDEFMERAIKRVKAIKQGNPLDASTMMGAQASSEQMEKILSYLDIGRQEGAEVLTGGHRKMLEGDLAGGYYIEPTIFKGHNKMRIFQEEIFGPVVSVTTFHDEEEALAIANDTLYGLGAGVWTRDMNRAYHFGREIQAGRVWTNCYHAYPAHAAFGGYKQSGIGRETHKMMLDHYQQTKNVLVSYSPNALGFF; this is encoded by the coding sequence ATGGCAACTGCAACCGCACTGCGTCCCGGAGCCTACGGCTTCCCTGTCACGCTCAAGAAACGGTACGAGAACTTCATTGGGGGCGAATGGATCGCGCCGGCCTCCGGCGAATACTTTGAAAACGTCACCCCGGTCACGGGACAGGTGCTCTGCGAGATCCCCCGCTCAAATGCCGCCGACATCGACCGCGCGCTCAACGCAGCGCACGCGGCCAAGACGGCATGGGGCAAGACCTCCGTCGCCGAGCGCGGGCACATGCTGGAACGCATCGCGCAGCGCATGCAGGACAACCTAGAACTGCTCGCCACCGTGGAGACCTGGGACAACGGCAAGGCCATCCGCGAGACCATGGCCGCCGACCTGCCGCTCGCCATCGACCACTTCCGCTACTTCGGCGGATGCATCCGCGCACAGGAAGGCGGCATCTCCGAGATCGACTCGAGCACCGTCGCCTACCATTACCATGAGCCCCTCGGCGTGATCGGCCTCATCATCCCGTGGAACTTCCCGCTGCTGATGGCTGCGTGGAAGCTTGCGCCCGCCCTCGCTGCGGGCAATGCGGTGGTGCTGAAGCCCGCTGAGCAGACTCCACTCTCCATCCTTGTGCTGATGGAGTTGATCGCCGACATCCTGCCTCCGGGCGTGCTCAACGTCGTCAACGGCTTCGGCCTCGAGGCCGGCAAGCCGCTCGCCTCCAGCCCGCGCATCCACAAGATCGCCTTCACCGGCGAGACGACCACGGGCCGCCTCATCATGCAGTATGCGTCGCAGAACATCATCCCTGTGACGCTGGAACTCGGTGGCAAGAGCCCGAATATCTTCTTCGAGGATGTGGCCGCAGCCGACGACGCCTTCTTCGACAAGGCCCTCGAAGGCTTCGCGATGTTCGCGCTCAATCAGGGCGAGGTCTGCACCTGTCCGTCGCGGGCGCTCATCCAGGACACGCTCTACGACGAGTTCATGGAGCGCGCCATCAAGCGCGTGAAAGCGATCAAGCAGGGGAACCCACTCGACGCCTCCACCATGATGGGCGCGCAGGCCTCCAGCGAGCAGATGGAGAAGATTCTCTCGTACCTGGATATCGGGCGGCAGGAGGGCGCGGAGGTGCTGACCGGAGGCCATCGCAAGATGCTCGAAGGCGACCTTGCGGGCGGCTATTACATTGAGCCGACGATCTTCAAGGGGCATAACAAGATGCGCATCTTCCAGGAGGAGATCTTCGGGCCGGTGGTCTCTGTGACAACGTTCCACGACGAAGAGGAGGCTCTCGCAATCGCCAATGACACGCTGTATGGCCTGGGCGCAGGCGTCTGGACGCGGGACATGAACCGCGCCTACCACTTCGGACGCGAGATTCAGGCTGGACGCGTCTGGACCAACTGCTACCACGCGTATCCCGCGCATGCGGCCTTCGGCGGCTACAAGCAGTCCGGCATCGGACGCGAGACGCACAAGATGATGCTCGACCACTACCAGCAGACCAAGAACGTCCTGGTCAGCTATAGCCCCAACGCGCTTGGCTTCTTCTAG
- the folP gene encoding dihydropteroate synthase: MPFAKRPILPWRLRNRTLTLGLRTYVMGVLNITPDSFSDGGYFFDPRHAVDHALKMLDQGADLLDIGGESTRPSASPLPEADEQARILPVMSAILIARPNAILSVDTYHAATAQRAIDAGAEIVNDVSGHLWDHAMTSTCVRLACGNILMHTHGRPADWPTQAPLEGDEVLPLVERGLAACVEKALAAGLKKESIVLDPGFGFGKMGDSNYPLLAHFDELQKLGYPLLAGISRKRFLAHTIAPLHGGQAPAPSLRTYATTAANTAAVLAGAHILRVHDVPQAMEAGAIGDAILVAG, encoded by the coding sequence ATGCCCTTTGCGAAACGCCCCATCCTCCCCTGGCGGCTGCGCAACCGTACACTTACGCTCGGTCTGCGAACGTATGTCATGGGTGTGCTGAACATTACGCCCGATAGCTTCTCCGATGGCGGCTACTTCTTCGATCCGCGGCATGCCGTGGACCATGCGTTGAAGATGCTGGACCAGGGTGCAGACCTGCTGGATATCGGCGGGGAGTCGACGCGGCCTTCGGCGTCTCCTTTGCCGGAGGCGGACGAGCAGGCGCGCATTCTCCCGGTCATGTCCGCGATCCTGATTGCCCGGCCCAACGCGATTCTTTCGGTCGATACCTACCACGCTGCGACGGCGCAGAGGGCGATCGACGCGGGCGCGGAGATTGTGAACGATGTGAGCGGGCACCTCTGGGACCATGCCATGACGTCCACGTGTGTGCGGCTGGCCTGCGGCAACATCCTGATGCATACGCACGGGCGTCCCGCCGACTGGCCGACGCAGGCTCCCCTCGAGGGCGATGAGGTACTGCCTCTGGTGGAGCGGGGTCTCGCGGCCTGCGTGGAGAAGGCGTTGGCGGCGGGGCTGAAGAAGGAGAGCATCGTGCTCGACCCGGGGTTTGGGTTCGGGAAGATGGGCGATAGCAACTATCCGCTGCTGGCGCACTTCGACGAGTTGCAGAAGCTCGGGTACCCGCTGCTGGCTGGGATCTCGCGGAAGCGGTTTCTGGCGCACACCATCGCGCCGTTGCATGGCGGGCAGGCTCCGGCTCCGTCGCTGAGAACGTATGCGACGACCGCGGCGAACACGGCGGCGGTACTCGCCGGCGCGCATATCCTGCGGGTGCACGATGTTCCGCAGGCGATGGAGGCCGGGGCCATCGGGGACGCGATCTTAGTCGCGGGGTAG
- a CDS encoding prolipoprotein diacylglyceryl transferase, producing the protein MHDSLLHLGHLHIPVFSAFAVVGLIAALFLSQRTARLAGLLPEAMWDAGVVAAISVFVISRVLLVAFNFKSFLAYPVLILTLPSVTFTGLFGAGVVTAIFLRYRGIAYARFLDAAAPCLALLWAILSLGGFATGSKGLPTTLPWGIEDALLGRIHPVEVYTAIAAFALCGVLIAALMTAQARGESAGKTAATGLFLFGAIVFFLTFLTQPTEASQILLLDPIQWLGLAAIGLGTVMALTHLDHAPSAPQQESSSHAI; encoded by the coding sequence GTGCACGACTCTCTCCTCCACCTCGGTCATCTTCACATCCCCGTCTTCAGCGCGTTCGCGGTGGTGGGGCTGATCGCTGCGCTGTTCCTCAGCCAAAGAACGGCTCGGCTGGCTGGTCTCTTGCCGGAGGCCATGTGGGACGCAGGTGTGGTGGCGGCGATCTCGGTGTTCGTGATCTCGCGTGTGTTGCTGGTGGCCTTCAACTTCAAGAGCTTTCTGGCGTATCCGGTGCTCATCCTTACGTTGCCTTCGGTGACCTTCACCGGTCTGTTTGGCGCGGGTGTCGTGACGGCGATCTTCCTGCGTTATCGCGGCATTGCGTATGCGCGGTTTCTCGATGCCGCTGCGCCTTGCCTTGCGCTGCTCTGGGCGATTCTCAGCCTGGGCGGATTCGCAACCGGCAGCAAGGGGTTGCCGACGACGCTGCCCTGGGGCATTGAAGATGCGTTGCTGGGCAGGATCCACCCGGTTGAGGTGTACACGGCGATCGCCGCGTTTGCGCTCTGCGGTGTGCTGATCGCGGCCTTGATGACCGCGCAGGCGCGTGGCGAGTCCGCAGGGAAGACCGCGGCTACCGGCCTGTTTCTCTTCGGGGCGATTGTTTTCTTTCTTACGTTTCTTACGCAGCCCACGGAGGCTTCGCAGATCCTGCTTCTTGACCCCATCCAGTGGCTTGGGCTCGCAGCGATCGGGCTTGGCACCGTGATGGCTTTGACTCATCTGGATCACGCTCCATCAGCACCCCAACAGGAATCGAGTTCCCATGCCATCTAA
- a CDS encoding alkene reductase, which yields MPGLLDPIVVGELKLRNRVWMAPLTRLRGTVDHLPTPVMIEYYRQRASAGLIISEGTPVSPMGVGYPQVPGIWSKEQVELWKPVTRAVREAGGTIFAQIWHVGRISAPVFLNGRAPVSSSAIAANGNVSVLRPLTPYPVPHALTIPEIAGVVEEFRKGAQNAQEAGFDGVEIHGANGYLLDQFLQDGPNQRTDEYGGSLENRVRFPLEVLDAVTSVWGPGRVGMHLAPRGDSQSAGDSNPAATFEYYAREMGKRKIAFLAAREYEGPDSLGPKLKEAFGGVFAANERFTKQAGDELIESGKADAVLFGKLYIANPDLVERFATNAELNVPVPQTFYTHGNEGYIDYPALTEVAG from the coding sequence GTGCCTGGATTGCTTGATCCTATTGTTGTCGGTGAGTTGAAGTTGCGGAATCGCGTCTGGATGGCACCTCTGACGCGCCTGCGTGGCACGGTCGATCACCTGCCCACGCCCGTCATGATCGAGTACTACCGGCAGCGTGCCAGCGCCGGTCTCATCATCTCCGAAGGCACACCGGTCAGCCCCATGGGCGTCGGCTACCCGCAGGTTCCGGGCATCTGGTCGAAGGAGCAGGTTGAGCTCTGGAAGCCCGTTACCCGCGCCGTTCGCGAGGCGGGCGGGACCATCTTCGCGCAGATCTGGCATGTCGGGCGTATCTCCGCGCCGGTCTTCCTCAATGGCCGGGCCCCTGTCTCTTCTTCTGCCATCGCCGCCAACGGCAACGTGTCGGTGCTCCGGCCGCTGACGCCCTACCCTGTGCCCCACGCCCTGACTATCCCTGAGATCGCCGGTGTCGTCGAGGAGTTCCGCAAGGGCGCTCAGAATGCGCAGGAGGCCGGTTTCGATGGCGTCGAGATCCACGGTGCCAATGGCTACCTCCTCGACCAGTTCCTGCAGGACGGCCCCAACCAGCGGACCGACGAGTACGGCGGTTCTCTTGAGAACCGCGTCCGCTTCCCGCTGGAGGTGCTCGACGCCGTTACCAGCGTCTGGGGTCCCGGACGCGTGGGCATGCATCTGGCCCCGCGCGGCGATTCACAGTCCGCGGGAGACTCCAACCCCGCCGCGACCTTCGAGTACTACGCCCGGGAGATGGGCAAGCGCAAGATCGCCTTCCTGGCCGCGCGCGAGTACGAAGGCCCCGACTCACTGGGACCGAAGCTGAAGGAAGCCTTCGGCGGCGTCTTCGCGGCGAATGAGCGCTTCACCAAGCAGGCCGGCGACGAACTGATCGAGTCCGGCAAGGCAGACGCGGTTCTCTTCGGCAAGCTCTATATCGCCAACCCCGACCTGGTCGAGCGCTTCGCCACCAACGCGGAGCTCAATGTCCCCGTTCCACAGACTTTCTATACCCACGGCAACGAAGGCTACATCGACTACCCGGCTCTCACAGAAGTCGCCGGCTAA
- a CDS encoding cell division protein ZapA yields the protein MSNEHNPETEQNGDAVSVEIYDQVYHLRGSDPAYIAKLAASVDAKMRTVAQQGTTVDSLRVAVLAALNIADELQRLRQRYESLAGSVQASEVSMRSRAGSLAGMLDDILVEPARRAG from the coding sequence ATGTCGAACGAACACAATCCGGAGACCGAGCAGAACGGTGACGCCGTCTCGGTGGAGATCTACGACCAGGTGTACCACCTGCGTGGATCCGACCCGGCGTACATCGCCAAGCTGGCGGCCTCAGTGGACGCGAAGATGCGGACGGTGGCGCAGCAGGGCACCACGGTCGATAGTCTGCGCGTGGCCGTGTTGGCCGCGTTGAATATCGCCGATGAATTGCAGAGACTGCGGCAGCGATATGAAAGCCTGGCGGGGAGCGTGCAGGCATCCGAAGTGAGCATGCGTTCGCGCGCTGGCTCGCTGGCTGGAATGCTGGATGACATCCTGGTAGAGCCTGCGAGACGGGCCGGGTAG
- a CDS encoding MBL fold metallo-hydrolase: protein MEATDLVRGRHDVGDFELTICTDGTYLLDGGAMFGVVPKTLWSKRIVPDERNLIRLGLNTAIVRTGKHTVLIETGIGNKQSTKMKEIQGNQELLPASLAAAQIRPEEVDVVINTHLHFDHCGWNTTLHPDGAVTPTFPNARYYAHAGEVVHGHLQLDRDKVSYLSPNYDPLIATGQMVLLDPHNECGFADNPGIIGGLSHGGPPPHVQTTCEIVPGVWVECFPGHTAQMMAVHVASNGQHACYAGDLLPTTHHLDPTWVMAYDLDPVRTIAERKRFLEKAVPERWQVIFTHDHEAPVGRVGWNEKGKPVIVA, encoded by the coding sequence ATGGAAGCGACGGATCTAGTCCGAGGGCGTCACGACGTCGGCGACTTCGAGCTGACGATCTGTACGGATGGCACGTATCTGCTGGATGGCGGGGCGATGTTCGGGGTAGTCCCGAAGACGCTTTGGTCCAAGCGTATCGTCCCGGATGAGCGTAACCTGATTCGGCTTGGGCTGAACACGGCGATCGTGCGCACGGGCAAGCATACGGTGCTGATCGAGACGGGCATCGGCAATAAGCAGTCCACGAAGATGAAGGAGATTCAGGGGAACCAGGAGCTTCTTCCTGCTTCGCTGGCTGCGGCACAGATTCGTCCGGAAGAAGTGGATGTGGTCATCAACACGCATCTGCACTTCGACCACTGCGGGTGGAACACGACGCTGCATCCGGATGGGGCGGTCACTCCTACGTTTCCCAATGCTCGGTACTATGCGCATGCCGGCGAGGTGGTGCATGGGCATCTCCAGCTTGATCGGGATAAGGTCAGCTATCTCTCGCCGAACTATGACCCGCTGATTGCCACGGGGCAGATGGTATTGCTCGATCCGCACAACGAGTGCGGGTTCGCGGACAATCCGGGGATCATTGGTGGTCTATCGCATGGCGGCCCACCGCCACATGTGCAGACGACGTGCGAGATTGTGCCTGGTGTCTGGGTCGAGTGCTTCCCGGGGCATACGGCGCAGATGATGGCGGTCCATGTGGCCTCGAACGGGCAGCATGCCTGTTATGCGGGGGATCTGCTGCCGACGACGCATCATTTGGACCCGACCTGGGTGATGGCCTACGATCTCGATCCGGTCCGGACGATCGCAGAGCGGAAGCGATTCCTGGAGAAGGCCGTGCCGGAGAGGTGGCAGGTCATCTTCACGCATGACCACGAGGCGCCGGTGGGGCGTGTGGGATGGAATGAGAAGGGCAAGCCGGTCATAGTGGCTTAG
- the ccsA gene encoding cytochrome c biogenesis protein CcsA, giving the protein MAGKFVWAWGGLTAALLLYGLYVALAGSPPDAQQGNMIRAFYYHFPNWIGASVFLPLNLLASAAYLFLRNRNIGLAMKSDAMALASAEMGVVFCILGMVTGSLWGREEWGIWWTWDARLTTTLMLTLIYVAYLIVRHVVDGPSRATICAVLAIFGFVDMPIVYMSTTWWRTQHPAPVFGGGEGSGVARSILMPTLWNVGAWLAWGILVVSIRYAAEFRRQKREYEESMEQLGMEVHHV; this is encoded by the coding sequence ATGGCGGGAAAGTTTGTCTGGGCGTGGGGAGGCTTGACGGCAGCACTCTTGCTTTATGGACTGTATGTCGCATTGGCGGGATCTCCGCCCGATGCGCAACAAGGCAACATGATCCGTGCGTTTTACTATCACTTTCCCAACTGGATCGGCGCGAGTGTCTTTCTGCCGCTCAATCTGTTGGCGTCGGCGGCCTATCTCTTTCTGCGAAACAGGAACATCGGTCTGGCGATGAAGTCCGATGCGATGGCGTTGGCGAGCGCTGAGATGGGCGTCGTCTTCTGCATCCTTGGAATGGTGACAGGATCGCTGTGGGGCAGGGAAGAGTGGGGCATCTGGTGGACGTGGGATGCGCGGCTCACCACAACGCTGATGCTGACTCTGATCTACGTGGCCTATCTGATCGTCCGGCATGTGGTGGACGGGCCTTCGCGGGCTACGATCTGCGCGGTGCTGGCGATCTTCGGGTTTGTTGATATGCCGATCGTGTACATGTCCACAACATGGTGGAGAACGCAGCATCCGGCGCCTGTCTTTGGCGGTGGAGAAGGGTCAGGCGTGGCCCGCAGCATCCTGATGCCGACGCTGTGGAACGTCGGCGCGTGGCTTGCCTGGGGAATCCTTGTCGTTAGTATCCGCTACGCGGCTGAATTCCGCAGACAGAAGAGAGAGTACGAGGAATCCATGGAGCAGCTTGGCATGGAGGTGCATCATGTTTAG
- a CDS encoding RluA family pseudouridine synthase has protein sequence MPSKNMLPKGQRRRSVRAEYVATRGVEPEEAPPVPVLDFEDDNDAEDGIRHFTADPAAAGLRLDQYLAQALPDISRARVQMLIEAGQVRVDGKTAKTKMKLAGGEPIEIEGSPVPPPLHAIAEDIPLDILFEDKYLAVVNKPAGMMVHAGAGTTDDARNRGTLVNAILFHLNALSSSQGEMRPGIVHRLDKMTSGAIVVAKDDSTHRKLGDMFQQRQVHKTYVALVHGHVVKDHTTVDLPIARDLVRRTRMTTRRADGRSARSHVNVLERITTPYGLFTLVEVKIETGRTHQIRVHMQSLGHPVVGDTLYGAPHLIRGPGPNPGTAGPDETALHLERNFLHAAHLAFTHPQTGKPVDTDAPLPVELVEFVEALRAGPASK, from the coding sequence ATGCCATCTAAGAATATGTTGCCGAAGGGCCAGCGCAGACGCTCCGTGAGAGCGGAGTACGTGGCGACGCGTGGCGTGGAGCCAGAGGAGGCGCCGCCGGTGCCCGTGCTGGACTTTGAAGACGATAACGATGCCGAGGATGGCATTCGGCACTTCACGGCGGACCCAGCCGCTGCAGGCCTGCGCCTGGACCAGTATCTTGCGCAGGCGCTGCCAGACATTTCCCGCGCGCGTGTGCAGATGTTGATTGAGGCCGGTCAGGTGAGGGTGGATGGCAAGACCGCCAAGACCAAGATGAAGCTGGCGGGCGGCGAGCCGATCGAGATTGAAGGATCGCCCGTGCCTCCGCCGCTGCATGCGATCGCAGAGGATATTCCTCTCGACATCCTGTTCGAGGATAAGTACCTCGCCGTGGTGAACAAGCCTGCCGGAATGATGGTGCATGCGGGCGCTGGAACGACGGATGATGCTCGCAATCGCGGCACGCTGGTGAATGCGATTCTGTTTCATCTGAATGCGCTTTCGAGCAGCCAGGGAGAGATGCGGCCGGGGATCGTCCATCGTCTGGACAAGATGACGAGCGGCGCGATCGTGGTGGCGAAGGACGACTCGACGCACCGCAAGCTGGGCGATATGTTCCAGCAGCGGCAGGTCCATAAGACCTACGTCGCGCTCGTCCATGGGCATGTGGTGAAGGATCACACGACGGTCGATCTGCCGATCGCGCGGGATCTCGTAAGGCGAACGCGAATGACGACGCGGCGTGCGGATGGCCGGTCCGCTCGGTCGCATGTGAATGTGCTGGAGCGCATCACGACGCCATACGGGTTGTTCACGCTGGTCGAGGTGAAGATCGAGACAGGCCGGACGCACCAGATTCGCGTGCATATGCAGTCGCTGGGACATCCGGTGGTGGGTGACACGCTATACGGTGCTCCGCATCTGATTCGCGGCCCTGGGCCGAACCCGGGGACGGCGGGGCCCGACGAGACGGCGCTCCATCTGGAGCGGAACTTCCTGCATGCGGCGCACCTGGCGTTTACGCATCCGCAGACGGGCAAGCCGGTAGATACGGACGCTCCGCTGCCAGTGGAGCTGGTGGAGTTTGTGGAAGCTTTGCGGGCTGGACCTGCGTCGAAGTAA
- a CDS encoding M23 family metallopeptidase, which yields MTSYRPKAARLLLAALLAAAPCLAQSNGTLALSNDAPVVASIPNPPIVFEGSDHRLHLAYEVHLTNFYESTGPLKLQSLSVFMDSSKVPVASFSHEKLLDLLTADDAPKSGTEVVIRPGGFKVLFVWLTLPAGVFAPHSLRHIVVVSDPKDKAQILDGAPVAVSQNPAPMIGPPLCGHIWLVDEGPGNAKSHHWGSMLAEGGVATIPQRFAIDFFGLNDAGHAVESPTDKLNQTANTQWAGFGTDVLAVQDAVVRDLRDGIPDHAPLAPLPELTEITARGAYGNFVILEIAPGIFAHYAHLQSGSIRVRIGQHVKRGAMIAHLGDSGNAGGPHLHFHLSDRVTFELSEGLPYVFSSFDLLGKSDEGSMLNPASAFHPKPVAEKKTLPLHGDVVRF from the coding sequence ATGACCTCGTACCGCCCGAAGGCCGCCAGGCTTCTCCTCGCGGCTCTCCTCGCCGCAGCCCCGTGCCTCGCGCAATCCAATGGCACCCTCGCTCTATCCAACGACGCTCCTGTCGTCGCCAGCATCCCCAACCCTCCGATCGTGTTTGAAGGCTCGGACCACCGCCTGCATCTCGCATACGAAGTTCACCTCACCAACTTCTACGAGTCCACCGGCCCCCTCAAGCTCCAAAGCCTCTCCGTCTTCATGGACTCCTCGAAGGTTCCCGTCGCTAGCTTCTCCCACGAGAAGCTGCTCGACCTCCTCACCGCCGATGACGCGCCCAAGAGCGGCACCGAAGTCGTCATCCGCCCCGGCGGCTTCAAGGTGCTGTTTGTGTGGCTTACGCTCCCCGCCGGCGTATTCGCTCCTCACAGCCTGCGTCACATCGTCGTCGTCAGCGACCCGAAGGATAAAGCCCAGATCCTCGATGGCGCTCCCGTCGCCGTGAGCCAAAACCCGGCCCCGATGATCGGGCCGCCTCTTTGCGGCCATATTTGGCTGGTCGACGAAGGCCCCGGCAATGCCAAGTCGCATCACTGGGGCAGCATGCTCGCCGAAGGCGGAGTCGCAACCATCCCGCAGCGTTTTGCCATCGACTTCTTCGGGCTGAACGATGCTGGACACGCCGTCGAATCGCCGACCGACAAACTCAACCAGACCGCGAACACCCAATGGGCCGGGTTCGGCACGGATGTTCTCGCCGTCCAAGACGCGGTCGTGCGCGACCTCCGCGACGGCATCCCCGATCACGCACCACTCGCGCCCCTGCCGGAACTCACCGAGATCACCGCACGCGGAGCCTATGGCAACTTCGTCATCCTGGAGATCGCACCCGGCATCTTCGCCCACTACGCGCACCTCCAAAGCGGAAGCATCCGCGTGCGCATCGGCCAGCACGTCAAGCGCGGCGCGATGATCGCGCACCTGGGCGACTCGGGCAACGCCGGGGGGCCCCACCTCCACTTCCATCTCTCGGACCGCGTCACCTTCGAGCTCTCCGAAGGCCTCCCGTATGTGTTCTCGTCCTTCGATCTGCTGGGCAAGTCCGATGAGGGAAGCATGCTCAACCCAGCATCTGCCTTCCACCCCAAGCCTGTCGCAGAAAAGAAGACGCTGCCCCTGCACGGAGACGTGGTTCGCTTCTAA
- a CDS encoding cytochrome P460 family protein yields the protein MRLGLLLVVSAGVSLGWIMRSPHPVTAQKSVNLPEYTAEGDMIAPKNYREWVFLTSGFDMTYRERAGAPDHSVFDNVFVNPEAYRSFLATGTWPDKTIMVLENRSAESKDGVIVKGGRFQNTNISGMEIHVKDSARFKREGPAGSWGFFDVDNGKGKVFEPKASCYTCHESHAAVDTTFVQFYPTLLPIAEAKKTFSEAYLKDREGVK from the coding sequence ATGCGTCTCGGTCTTTTACTGGTGGTCAGTGCAGGAGTGTCTTTGGGGTGGATCATGCGGTCGCCTCATCCTGTCACCGCGCAGAAAAGCGTCAACCTGCCCGAATACACCGCGGAGGGCGACATGATCGCCCCGAAGAACTATCGCGAGTGGGTCTTTCTGACCTCCGGCTTCGACATGACCTACCGCGAACGCGCCGGCGCCCCGGACCACTCCGTCTTCGACAACGTCTTCGTCAATCCCGAGGCCTATCGCAGCTTCCTCGCGACCGGTACATGGCCGGACAAGACCATCATGGTGCTTGAGAACCGCTCCGCCGAGTCGAAGGACGGCGTCATCGTCAAGGGTGGCCGCTTCCAGAACACCAACATCTCCGGTATGGAGATCCACGTCAAGGACTCCGCGCGGTTCAAGCGGGAAGGCCCGGCAGGCTCCTGGGGCTTCTTCGATGTGGACAACGGCAAGGGTAAGGTCTTCGAGCCGAAGGCGAGTTGCTATACCTGCCACGAATCCCACGCGGCGGTCGACACCACCTTCGTGCAGTTTTATCCCACGCTGCTGCCCATCGCCGAAGCGAAGAAGACCTTCAGCGAGGCTTACCTGAAGGATCGTGAAGGCGTGAAATAG